One stretch of Lactiplantibacillus brownii DNA includes these proteins:
- a CDS encoding recombinase family protein: MAKIGYARVSSKEQHLDRQLAALRGVDKLFTDKLSGANTNRPELQKMLAYIREGDIVLVTELDRLGRNNQDLTKIMNTLQNRGATLDVLNLPSMTGIADPNLRQLMTNLIIELYKYQAESERKRIIERQQQGIALAKQQGKYHGRKPQYAKDDPRLQHAFKLYQTGMSDVDVARNTGIKRTTFIRYRKKFNIQR; the protein is encoded by the coding sequence ATGGCTAAAATCGGTTATGCGCGTGTGAGTTCCAAGGAGCAACATTTAGATCGACAGTTAGCGGCTTTAAGAGGCGTTGATAAATTATTTACGGATAAATTAAGTGGGGCTAACACTAATCGGCCAGAACTGCAAAAAATGCTGGCCTATATTCGTGAGGGTGATATTGTCCTGGTCACTGAATTAGATCGCTTAGGCAGAAACAATCAGGATTTAACTAAAATCATGAACACCCTTCAAAATAGGGGCGCCACCCTAGATGTGTTAAATTTGCCGTCCATGACCGGGATTGCTGACCCAAATTTACGTCAACTGATGACCAACTTGATTATTGAACTCTATAAGTATCAGGCCGAAAGTGAACGTAAGCGAATCATTGAGCGCCAGCAACAAGGGATTGCCTTAGCTAAGCAGCAGGGTAAATATCATGGGCGCAAACCCCAATATGCCAAAGATGATCCCCGTTTGCAACACGCTTTTAAGCTTTATCAAACGGGTATGAGTGATGTAGATGTTGCCCGTAATACAGGGATTAAACGGACGACCTTTATCAGATATCGAAAGAAATTCAATATACAAAGATGA
- a CDS encoding putative holin-like toxin: protein MLAFGTFIVALIALIVELIKSQQKK from the coding sequence ATGCTGGCTTTCGGTACCTTTATCGTGGCTTTAATTGCATTAATTGTTGAGCTGATCAAAAGTCAGCAAAAAAAATAA
- a CDS encoding FRG domain-containing protein translates to MATLQKIISKAKDNSNFIYRGCAFEKYDLVPTLARKLKTDISFAQYNIYSDVVKKAAERGYSEVGMNGLADGLSQHYGLSTSYLDWSYSVYVALYFAFSSYIKQFVDENILDQHIDLCKMHCLRDDFNKHKYCIYRLNKTLYDELKNQYPKLPLIVSDTDHKNERMESQQGLLSSIDSTKVNDNAKIQNSQIKILADWLQSNNPDDFLKQSGDKYSWNNETLLEKITFKLSQRDRNDLQKYLKENGAISTKLFPDFEGVKKNIEFSKDYNILRDWEIAYQEAPLNSNFTAPEDLSKMVNGNQNVINSRLNTDNLGEGEFFPFQ, encoded by the coding sequence TTGGCTACGTTACAAAAAATCATTTCAAAAGCTAAGGATAATAGCAACTTCATTTATCGAGGGTGTGCATTTGAAAAATATGATTTAGTTCCAACTCTAGCTAGAAAGTTAAAAACAGACATCAGTTTTGCCCAATACAATATTTATTCTGACGTTGTTAAAAAAGCCGCTGAGCGAGGGTATTCAGAAGTAGGTATGAATGGGCTGGCAGATGGCCTTTCTCAGCACTACGGGCTCAGCACTAGTTATCTAGACTGGAGTTATTCGGTCTATGTAGCTTTATACTTTGCATTCAGCAGTTATATTAAACAGTTTGTTGATGAAAATATTTTGGACCAACATATCGATCTTTGTAAAATGCATTGTCTTAGAGACGACTTCAACAAGCACAAGTATTGCATATATAGACTTAATAAGACCTTATATGATGAGTTAAAGAATCAATATCCTAAATTACCGCTAATAGTATCTGATACAGATCATAAAAACGAAAGAATGGAATCACAGCAGGGGCTGCTATCTAGCATAGATAGCACAAAAGTAAACGATAATGCTAAAATTCAAAACTCTCAAATTAAAATATTGGCTGATTGGCTTCAATCTAATAATCCTGATGACTTTTTGAAGCAATCTGGCGATAAATACTCATGGAATAATGAAACTCTTTTAGAAAAAATAACCTTCAAACTATCGCAAAGAGATCGAAATGATTTACAAAAATATTTAAAAGAAAACGGAGCCATCAGTACCAAATTATTTCCGGATTTTGAGGGTGTAAAAAAGAACATAGAATTTTCAAAAGATTATAATATTTTGAGAGATTGGGAAATCGCCTATCAAGAAGCTCCTTTGAATTCAAATTTTACAGCCCCAGAAGATTTATCAAAAATGGTAAATGGAAATCAAAACGTTATAAATTCAAGATTAAATACAGATAATCTAGGGGAAGGAGAATTTTTCCCTTTTCAATAA
- a CDS encoding iron-containing alcohol dehydrogenase, which yields MAERSYDFLMPSVNFFGPGVISKIGDRAKMLGMKKPVIVTDKFLEGLKDGAVEQTLDSLKAAGVDYVVYNNVEPNPKIRNIKEVKKLYEESGADSIITVGGGSAHDTGKGAGIILTNGDDITKLAGIETLDKALPPLIAVNTTAGTGSELTRHAVITNEETHLKFVVVSWRNIPLVSFNDPTLMLDVPKGLTAATGMDAFVQAVEPYVSVDHNPITDSQCVEAIKLIETSLREAVANGHNLDARTKMVEAEMLAGMAFNNANLGYVHAMAHQLGGQYDAPHGVCCALLLPYVEEYNIIACPDRFTQLAEIMGENTEGLSTRDAAELAIKAMKQLSEDVGIPHSIKEIGAKPEDFELMAENALKDGNAFSNPRKGTKEDIIKIFQAAYDAE from the coding sequence ATGGCTGAACGTAGTTATGACTTTCTGATGCCCAGCGTCAATTTCTTTGGCCCTGGTGTCATTAGTAAGATTGGTGATCGAGCAAAGATGTTAGGGATGAAAAAGCCCGTTATCGTCACGGATAAGTTCCTTGAAGGTTTAAAGGACGGCGCCGTGGAACAGACTTTGGATTCTTTAAAGGCTGCTGGTGTGGACTACGTTGTTTACAACAACGTTGAACCCAACCCTAAGATTCGTAACATCAAAGAAGTTAAGAAACTTTACGAAGAATCCGGTGCGGACTCCATCATCACTGTTGGTGGGGGTTCTGCTCACGATACTGGTAAAGGTGCCGGCATTATTTTGACTAATGGCGACGACATTACCAAGTTGGCTGGGATTGAAACACTCGACAAGGCTTTGCCACCATTAATCGCCGTTAACACGACGGCCGGTACTGGTTCTGAATTAACCCGTCACGCGGTTATCACGAATGAAGAAACCCACTTGAAGTTCGTGGTTGTTTCATGGCGGAACATTCCGTTGGTTTCATTCAACGACCCAACTCTGATGCTCGATGTGCCTAAGGGCTTAACCGCAGCTACTGGGATGGATGCCTTCGTTCAAGCCGTTGAACCTTACGTTTCCGTTGACCACAACCCTATCACCGACTCACAATGTGTGGAAGCTATCAAGTTGATTGAAACTTCCCTTCGTGAAGCCGTTGCTAACGGCCACAACTTGGACGCTCGGACTAAGATGGTCGAAGCTGAAATGTTAGCCGGGATGGCCTTCAACAACGCCAACTTGGGTTACGTTCATGCCATGGCTCACCAACTCGGTGGTCAATACGACGCACCTCATGGTGTTTGCTGTGCCTTACTTCTACCTTACGTTGAAGAATATAACATCATTGCTTGCCCAGATCGTTTCACCCAATTGGCTGAAATCATGGGTGAAAACACTGAAGGCCTATCAACGCGGGATGCTGCCGAATTAGCCATCAAGGCCATGAAGCAATTATCCGAAGACGTTGGTATTCCTCACTCAATCAAAGAAATTGGTGCTAAGCCAGAAGACTTTGAATTGATGGCTGAAAATGCCTTGAAGGATGGGAATGCTTTCTCTAACCCTCGTAAGGGGACAAAGGAAGATATCATCAAGATTTTCCAAGCTGCCTACGACGCTGAATAA
- a CDS encoding NAD(P)/FAD-dependent oxidoreductase: MSDLDQTNSYRYVIVGGGVVAGYAIKGIRQEDSEGEILIISQEADVPYERPALSKKLWLDDEFTEENIQIGAENYPNVTFKFKTTVTAINRQDKVITLADSEQIKYEQLLLATGGEPRQIQGPSDPHVLVFRQWSDYRKLRKFSGPNKRVVIIGGGYVGTELASSLTQNETEVTMIFPEKALGEGKFPESIRTEYEATFKRNGVTLMSGQFVQSYQRQGDHLTLLTKDGTVIAADTIIVGLGVTPRISLAEDSCLDLADGGVKVNEYLNTSDPAIWSAGDIASYPDHILGRQRIEHVDHARLSGELVGRNMAGAHMSYQHTPYFYSMIFDISWQAIGNIDPKLQLIFDRRTHGSLVYFIDTDKLVGVLVWNVKVNLDDVRALLANAPATDDLVGSIREKKA; this comes from the coding sequence ATGAGTGATTTGGATCAGACAAACAGCTATCGATACGTCATTGTTGGTGGCGGAGTGGTTGCTGGCTATGCCATCAAGGGAATTCGACAGGAAGATTCAGAGGGTGAGATCTTAATTATTTCGCAAGAGGCGGATGTCCCATATGAACGACCGGCACTGAGTAAAAAACTATGGCTAGATGATGAATTCACTGAAGAGAACATTCAGATTGGTGCTGAAAATTATCCCAATGTGACTTTTAAGTTCAAGACAACGGTTACGGCTATTAATCGGCAAGATAAGGTCATTACATTGGCCGATAGTGAGCAAATCAAGTATGAACAGCTATTGCTAGCAACTGGCGGAGAACCTAGACAAATCCAGGGACCTTCTGATCCACATGTGCTAGTCTTTAGACAGTGGTCAGATTATCGCAAGTTACGTAAATTTAGTGGTCCGAACAAGCGAGTTGTGATCATTGGTGGTGGATATGTTGGTACAGAGCTCGCATCGTCACTGACCCAAAATGAGACTGAAGTTACGATGATTTTTCCAGAAAAAGCGCTGGGTGAGGGTAAATTTCCTGAGTCTATTCGGACTGAGTATGAAGCCACGTTCAAACGCAATGGTGTCACACTGATGAGTGGTCAGTTTGTCCAATCATATCAACGCCAAGGTGACCACTTGACTCTATTGACAAAGGATGGTACGGTGATCGCGGCCGATACGATCATTGTTGGGTTAGGCGTTACGCCGCGGATTAGTTTAGCTGAAGACAGTTGTTTGGATTTAGCTGATGGTGGTGTGAAAGTTAATGAGTATCTCAATACTAGTGACCCAGCCATCTGGTCTGCTGGAGATATTGCCTCTTATCCAGATCACATCTTGGGTCGGCAACGGATTGAGCACGTGGACCATGCCCGACTTTCTGGTGAATTAGTTGGCCGTAATATGGCAGGTGCTCACATGAGCTATCAGCATACCCCATACTTCTATTCCATGATTTTTGATATTTCCTGGCAAGCAATCGGTAATATTGATCCTAAATTGCAATTGATTTTTGATCGGCGAACGCATGGATCGCTTGTCTATTTCATAGATACCGATAAGTTAGTTGGTGTTTTAGTTTGGAATGTTAAGGTGAATCTTGATGATGTTCGCGCATTGCTTGCGAACGCTCCAGCTACAGATGATCTGGTGGGCTCCATTCGAGAGAAGAAGGCTTAG